The DNA region GATCGCGGCCGCTGCCATCACCTATGAGCGCTACGACACAAGGACGCTGAAGCGCACCATCCGCCGCGGCGAGGTGCTGTGCGGCGTCAACAAGGGCCTGCCGGGCTTCTCGATTCCGGACGACAAGGGCAACTGGAGCGGCTTCGACGTCGACTTCTGCCGCGCCGTGGCCTCCGCGATCTTCGACGACCCGACCAAAGCGAAATTCGTCCCGCTCGACGCCAGCGAGCGCTTCAAGGAGCTGCAAGCCCGCAAGGTCGACATCCTCTCGCGCAACTCCACCTGGAGCATGTCGCGCGAGGTCAATTACGACCTGTATTTCCCGGCGGTCGCCTATTATGACGGCCAGGGCTTCATGATCCCGCGCGGGCGTAACATCGATACCGCGCTCGGTCTCGACGGCAGCAAGGTCTGCGTGCAGTCCAACACCACGACCCAGCTCAACCTCGCCGACTATTTCCGTGCCAACAACATGAAGTACACGGAGATGAAGTTCGACAAGCTCGACGACGTCGTGAAAGCCTATGATTCCGGCCAGTGCGACACGCTGACCTCGGATGCCTCCCAGCTCTACGCGCTCCGCCTCAACCTCTCGAAGCCGAGCGATCACATGATCCTGGCCGACATCATCTCCAAGGAGCCCCTGGCACCGGTGGTGCGGCTGCGCGACGACGACTGGATGATGATCGTGAAGTGGACGCTCTACGCCATGATCAACGCGGAAGAGCTCGGCATCACCTCGAAGAACATCGACGAGGCGCTGAAGTCGAAGAAGCCCGAAGTGATGCGGCTGGTCGGCACCGAAGGCACCTATGGCGAGGACCTCGGCCTGACCAAGGACTGGGCGGTGCGCATCATCCGGCATGTCGGCAATTACGGCGAGGTCTACGACCGCAACGTCGGCGCCGACTCCAAGCTCAAGATCCCGCGCGGCATGAACCAGTTGTGGAATGCCGGCGGCGTGCAATACGCGCCGCCGATCAGATAAAAATCACCACTGTCGTCCTCCGCGAAAGCGGGGGACCCAGTATTCCAGAGACAGTTATCCTTGAGCCGATAGGCCTCGGCGTACTGGGTCGCCCGGTCAAGCCGGGCGATGACACCGCGTTTGTGGCCGGCTGCGTGGACCTCAATACCCCTTGCCGCGCGCCAATTGATCCGCGTGGAAATTGGCATCGCCGAACAGTTCCTGGCAGACCCGGGCGCGCTTCATGAAGAAGCCGATGTCGAACTGGTCGGTCATACCCATGCCGCCATGCATCTGCACGCCCTCCTGCACCGCCCGCGTCGCCGTGGTGCCGGCGCGTGCCTTGGCGACCGACACCGCATTCGCGGCCTTCTCGACATCGGCATCGAGCGCCTGCAGCGCCTTCAGCACGGCCGCGCGCGTGATCTCGATGTCGATATAGAGCTCGGCGGCGCGATGCTGCAGCGCCTGGAATTCGCCGATCGCCTTGCCGAACTGCTTGCGTTCCTTGAGATAGGTCACGGTGCGGCCGAACACCTCCTCGCTCAGGCCGACCATTTCGGAAGCGACCGCGCCGCGGCCGATATTGAGCACGCCTTCGAGCAGTCCGAAGCCCTGGTCGACCTCGCCGAGCACGCTGTCGGCATCAACCTCGACATTGTCGAACACGATGCGCGCCGCATTGTGCGAATCGACCATCGCGGTGTGCTCGACGGCGAGCCCCTTCGCCTTCGGATCGACCAGGAAAAGGGTCAACCCGTTGCTATCGCCGGCGCCGCCTGCCGTGCGCGCCGCGACGATCAAGAGATCGGCCGTGTGGCCGTCGACGACAAACGCCTTGTCGCCCGAGAGCTTGAACCCGTTGCCGGCGCGCGCGGCCTGCAACTTGGTTTGCAGCGGGCGGTGCTTTGCGCCCTCGTCGACCGCGAACGCCGCAAGCAATGAGCCGTCTGAAATGCCAGGCAAATACTGCGCCTGCTGCGCCTCGCTGCCGCCGCGCGCCAGCGCCGATGCCGCGACCACCGAGGTCGCAAGGAACGGCGACGGCATCAGGGTGCGGCCGATCTCCTCCATCACGATGCCGGCCTCGACACAGCCGAGCCCGCTGCCGCCGAATTTTTCCGGCACCAGCAGGCCGGAGAAGCCCATCTCGGCGAAGGTCTTCCAGAGCTCGCGGGAGAAGCCGGTGGCATCCTTGCCGTCGCGCAGCGCGCGTAGATGCGACACCGGCGCCTTGTCGCTGATGAGGCCGCGCGCACTGTCGCGCAGCATGGTTTGTTCTTCGGTGAGGACGAGGGCCATGGATGGGTTCCGCTCTTCGATAGTTCAGACGATGTTGAATGCGTCATTCCGGGATGGCCCGAAGGGCCAGGCCCGGAATCCATACCCCCGATCGTGGTTATGGATTCCGGGCTCGCGACTGCGTCGCGCCCCGGAATGACGCATGGTGAAATTGCGCTTCACGCCCCCGGCAGATCCAGGATGCGTTTCGCCACGATGCCGAGCATCACCTCCGACGTGCCGCCCTCGATCGAGTTGGCCTTGGTGCGCAGCCAGGCGCGCGGGCGGGCGCCGCCGCGGGAGCGGTCGCTCTCCCATTCCAGCGCGTCGATGCCGCCGGCCGACATCAGGATCTCGTAGCGGCGCTTGTTGAGCTCGGTGCCGTAATATTTCATCGCCGAGGAGAACGCCGGATGCGACTGGCCCGCCTTGGCAAGATCGACCGCTCGCTCCGCAGCCGCGGCAAGCGCGGCCTCGTCGACCTCGAAGCTCGCGATCTGGCTGCGCAGCTGCGCATCGTCGAGCCTGCCTTGCGCATCCGCACCGACCGAGTCGGCCGCGATCTGGCCGAGCGGCCGGCCGACGCCGCGCTCGCCCATGCCCGAGATCATCGCGCGCTCATGCTGCAGCAGGTATTTCGCGACATCCCAGCCGCGATTGACGGTGCCCACGACATGCGACTTCGGCACGCGAACGTTATCGAAGAAGGTTTCGCAGAACGGCGAATAGCCGGAGATCAGGAGAATCGGCTTGGTCGACACGCCTTTCGAGGCCATGTCGAACAGAATGAAACTGATGCCGTCATGCTTCTTCGCGGCCGGATCGGTCCGCACCAGGCAGAAGATCCAGTCGGCATAGTTGGCATAGGAGGTCCAGATCTTCTGGCCGTTGATGACGTAGTCGTCGCCGTCGCCGACCGCGCGGGTCTGCAGCGAGGCGAGATCGGAGCCGGCGTTCGGCTCGGAATAGCCCTGGCACCAGCGGATCAGGCCCGCGGTGATCTTGGGCAAATGCTCCTTCTTCTGCTCCTCGGTGCCGTATTTCAGCAGCGCCGGCCCGAGCATCGAGATGCCGAACGAGGTCAGCGGCTGCCGCGCGCCCATTGCGGCCATCTCCTGGCGCACGATCTTGGCCTCCTCGCCGTCGAGGCCGCCGCCGCCATATTCCCTGGGCCAGTGCGGCACGGTCCAGCCCTTGTCGCGCATCCGCTCGAACCAGACGCGCTGCGCGTCGGACGAAAATTTGGTGTTGCGGCCGCCCCAGAAGGTGTCGCCATCCGAGGTCATCGGTTTGCGCATCTCGGGAGGGCAGTTCTGCTCGAGCCAGGCGCGGGTCTCGCTGCGGAATCTTTCGAGGTCAGCCATGGTGCGTTTCCGGTCAAATCGACGAATTGGGAATCGACCTTAGCCACCACCTCGTGGAATTCAATATGTCTCGCGGCCGCGCCATGCTCTGGCGCCGGTGGTCACCGCGCACCATCGGGTGTATCGGCGAGGTGGGGTAACGATTGAAAAACAAGAGGAAACGGACATGCGGCTGAAGCTCCTTCCGCCTGGCGAAATGAACGCCGCACAAAAAGAAACCTACGACGAATCGATCGCCGGCAAACGCGGCGCCCCGCCGGCGCCAATGATGGCCTGGCTCAACAGTCCCGAGATGGCGCGGCACGCGACGCGGCTCGGCGAGGTGCTGCGCTTCGACACCGTATTTCCGGCCAAGCTTTCGGAGATCGCGATCCTCGTCACCGCGCGGCACTGGACCGCGCATTACGAATGGTACGCCCACAAGCGGCTCGCGCTGAAGGGCGGCCTCGATCCAAAAATCATCGAGGACATCCGCGTCCGCCGCACGCCGACTTTCGACGACCACAAGGCCAAAGTGATCTACGACGTCGCCAAAGCGCTGCACGAGGGCCACGGCCTGCCCAAGGCGCTCTATGACGAGGCCGTCGAAGTGCTGAGCCTGCGCGGCCTGGTCGAAATCATCGGCCTCTGCGGCTACTACACGATGGTGTCGATGACGCTGAACACCTTCGAGTTCGAGCTGCCCGGCGGGGAGTTGTCGGAGCTGGCGTAGCTCCACCGATCAGGTTGCGTCCGGAAACGCTGCGTTTCAGGATCGATGGCTCGGGTGGCGGCCAATCCGGACTATATCAGCGCGAGAGGCCTGCCGTGACGGCAAGGCACTGACGCGAACGGAGCCGTGGGCATGTCGCAAAATCCACCCATCATCGCGGGCACGCGGATCGGGCATGTCCACCTCAAGGTCGCCGATCTCGACCGCGCGCTCGGCTTCTATTGCGGCGTGCTCGGCTTCGAATTGCAGCAGCGCATGGGCTCGGGTGCCGCGTTCATTTCGGCCGGCGGCTATCACCACCACATCGGGCTCAACACCTGGGAGAGCAAGGGCGGCCGTCCCCCTCCATCAGGCACTACCGGCCTGTTCCACACCGCGATCCTCTATCCGACGCGCTCCTCGCTCGCCGACGCGCTGCACCGGGTGCTATCGGCCGGCATCGAGCTCGACGGCGCCAGCGACCATGGCGTCA from Bradyrhizobium genosp. L includes:
- a CDS encoding amino acid ABC transporter substrate-binding protein; translated protein: MRTFRGGLTIGLAVAVLIAAAAITYERYDTRTLKRTIRRGEVLCGVNKGLPGFSIPDDKGNWSGFDVDFCRAVASAIFDDPTKAKFVPLDASERFKELQARKVDILSRNSTWSMSREVNYDLYFPAVAYYDGQGFMIPRGRNIDTALGLDGSKVCVQSNTTTQLNLADYFRANNMKYTEMKFDKLDDVVKAYDSGQCDTLTSDASQLYALRLNLSKPSDHMILADIISKEPLAPVVRLRDDDWMMIVKWTLYAMINAEELGITSKNIDEALKSKKPEVMRLVGTEGTYGEDLGLTKDWAVRIIRHVGNYGEVYDRNVGADSKLKIPRGMNQLWNAGGVQYAPPIR
- a CDS encoding acyl-CoA dehydrogenase family protein; its protein translation is MALVLTEEQTMLRDSARGLISDKAPVSHLRALRDGKDATGFSRELWKTFAEMGFSGLLVPEKFGGSGLGCVEAGIVMEEIGRTLMPSPFLATSVVAASALARGGSEAQQAQYLPGISDGSLLAAFAVDEGAKHRPLQTKLQAARAGNGFKLSGDKAFVVDGHTADLLIVAARTAGGAGDSNGLTLFLVDPKAKGLAVEHTAMVDSHNAARIVFDNVEVDADSVLGEVDQGFGLLEGVLNIGRGAVASEMVGLSEEVFGRTVTYLKERKQFGKAIGEFQALQHRAAELYIDIEITRAAVLKALQALDADVEKAANAVSVAKARAGTTATRAVQEGVQMHGGMGMTDQFDIGFFMKRARVCQELFGDANFHADQLARGKGY
- a CDS encoding acyl-CoA dehydrogenase family protein is translated as MADLERFRSETRAWLEQNCPPEMRKPMTSDGDTFWGGRNTKFSSDAQRVWFERMRDKGWTVPHWPREYGGGGLDGEEAKIVRQEMAAMGARQPLTSFGISMLGPALLKYGTEEQKKEHLPKITAGLIRWCQGYSEPNAGSDLASLQTRAVGDGDDYVINGQKIWTSYANYADWIFCLVRTDPAAKKHDGISFILFDMASKGVSTKPILLISGYSPFCETFFDNVRVPKSHVVGTVNRGWDVAKYLLQHERAMISGMGERGVGRPLGQIAADSVGADAQGRLDDAQLRSQIASFEVDEAALAAAAERAVDLAKAGQSHPAFSSAMKYYGTELNKRRYEILMSAGGIDALEWESDRSRGGARPRAWLRTKANSIEGGTSEVMLGIVAKRILDLPGA
- a CDS encoding carboxymuconolactone decarboxylase family protein: MRLKLLPPGEMNAAQKETYDESIAGKRGAPPAPMMAWLNSPEMARHATRLGEVLRFDTVFPAKLSEIAILVTARHWTAHYEWYAHKRLALKGGLDPKIIEDIRVRRTPTFDDHKAKVIYDVAKALHEGHGLPKALYDEAVEVLSLRGLVEIIGLCGYYTMVSMTLNTFEFELPGGELSELA
- a CDS encoding VOC family protein, coding for MSQNPPIIAGTRIGHVHLKVADLDRALGFYCGVLGFELQQRMGSGAAFISAGGYHHHIGLNTWESKGGRPPPSGTTGLFHTAILYPTRSSLADALHRVLSAGIELDGASDHGVSQALYLRDPDENGVELYWDRPEAEWPRDANGGLAMVTRRLDVEDLLKQREA